Genomic segment of Geminocystis herdmanii PCC 6308:
AATAAATATTATGAGCAAAAATATTATTATTGATGCTGGAAGTCTAGTCGCCTTATTAAATAAAAAAGATCACTTTCATTCATGGGCAAATCAAGAAGCTAATAAGTTATCACCTCCTTTTATTACTTGTGAAGCAGTAATTACAGAAGCCTGTTTTTTATTGCGAAATGTTTATGGTGGAGAAGATGCAGTTATGACATTAGTGAAAATGGGCAAAATTCAGATTCCTTTCCAATTTAGTGAAGAAGTAAATTCCATTCAAGAATTGATGAAACGTTATCAATCTGTGCCGATGTCTTTCGCCGATGCTTGTGTGGTAAGAATGGCGGAATTAATACCCAATTAAGAAGGGCTAAAGCCCTCACTACAAACCTTTTATTCTATCACTTTTTCGACGATCGAACTCTTAATTACCTGATTTTGGTAGCTTATTCCCACTATTTTAATAATAACTTTATCTCCTCTATTAATATCGATATTACTATTCAAAGATTGATGATAATTAGGCTCAAAATTAGTGATTTCTCCCACTTCACCAATGAAGGTTAAACCCTCCATTTCAAAAACATTAATTAACCGTTTTACCACTAATAAAATATCTTTAGCTTGGACAGGTTTTTCTTCTACTTCTAACAAATATTTTTGCGTAATTAATTGACTAATAGGAGAAGCTATTTGATTAAATAATTTTTCCTTTTCCCCTAAAATCTTTTCCTGTAATTGTATCGATTCTTTTTCTTCTTGTCTTTGTAATTTTTGCTGTAAACTATTAATAGTGTGAGTTCGATCGACCAATTCTAATTTTAACTGTTGTAATTTGGTTTCTAATGTAATAATTTTTTCTGATGATTCATCATTAGAGGTAACTGTAGGAGATGAAAATAGTTTTTTAAGCCAATTAATCATAAGGTTTAAAATAAATAATTTTTGTCCAAAAGTATAACAATTTTCGTACTAATCAAGTATATAGAAATATTTTTCTTACATTAATGTAGTAAAATTCATTAGGGATAGGCTAAGAGGCATCAATCTGGAATATAATTTGAGTTAGATTTGAATTATTCATTGTTGGTGGTAATTACCCTGAGAATTGTTCGGTTATAACACTTTAATAAAATTTGTCAACAAGTTATGATTAATTCTGTTCAGAGGAATATTGAGATAATTAAGCTATGATTTTGTCTGATTATTTGGGAGTTAAATTAAGTGATATTTTGTTAGCGGAAGATAACGAGGATTTATCGATCGAAAGTGGTGAAAATCTCGCTAATATGGCGATTAATGCTCAACAACAGTGGCATAGTTCGATCGAATCTTTAGAAAAATTATTAACTCTCACTATCGGACAAAATTGTGATGCTCGATCGATTCAAGGTTTAATTATATCTTCTTCTACTCCCATAATTCAGGATATAAAATTAATCTCTCGTTTAGAAACCGTTGTCTTTTCTGCTAAAGATAATACTCAAATTGCTTTAATGCCAAGTCATAGTCATAACGAGTTTGTACAAATTTCCCCTTCATCTTTTATTGATGTTTCTTTGGATATAAATGATAGTTTAAATGGTGAACAATTTTGCTTGGTTTTAACCAATAAATTTTCTTGTATAATTTTAAAAGGTGTAGATCAAAATTATCGGGATAAATTTCAGTTTTCTTTCTGTCCAGAAATAATCAAAAAAGTCTGGTTTTTATTAAAAGCTAGATTAGTGATGAATCAAAATTATCATACTCAATATTTAGAAGAATTATTTACTCAGTTTTATCCAGATATTCCCGACTATAAAATTGTTACTAAATTTACTCATTTTTTATTAAATAATTTGTCTTCGGGTACTAATAATCATCGAGAAAATAACAAGTTACCTCGAAAAAGTAACAGTATTTCTTTGAAAAAAACTCCTTTACCACCCTATCCAGAATTTGAGTTATTACAAGCATTAACTCACGAAATTAGAACTCCTTTAGCAACTATAAAAACTTTAACTAAGTTATTGTTAAGAAAGGCTAAAAATGCTCCAGAATTAGTTAAATATTTAGATTCGATCGAGCAGGAATGTACCGAACAAATTAACCGCATGGAATTAATTTTTAGGGCGGCAGAATTAGAGTCAAAGACTGCTGTACAATGTGCGGTAAAATTAGTACCAATTTCCTTAGAACAAATTTTAAATCAAAGTATTCCTCATTGGAAAAAACAAGCAGAAAGAAGGAATATAATGCTGGATATTGTTATCCCTCATAAGTTACCTCAAATTGTTAGTGAGCCTAGTATGTTAACCCAAATTTTAACAGGTTTAATGGAAAAGTTTACCCGTAATTTACCTAGTGGTGGTAACTTTAAAGTGTTAATTTTACCTGCTGGAAATCAATTAAAATTACAATTTTTTTCTGAATCTAATATTAATAATGATCCCGAAAAATGTTTAGGAAAATTACTACTTTTTAAACCAAATACGGGAAGTTTATCTTTAAATCATGATGTCACGAAAAATATTTTTCATGCTTTAGGAGGTAAATTTATTATTAAACAAAAACCCGATCGAGGAGAAGTTTTAACGATTTTTTTACCTTTGGGTAACAGTTTTCAAATTAATAAATAGACATCTCCAGAAAAGATTTTTCTTTGGCTTGTAGTAAGGGCTTCAGCCCTTGTCTTACCAAATATTGTCGAAGTCTAATAGGTGGTGTAAAAAAGTTTGTTGATCAAGAAAGGGTTAAAACCCTCACTACGAACTAATAAAAAAAGTAAAATGATTTTTGAAAAAGTAAAGCTATAATTAGATGTCGTTTCTGAATAGTAACTATTACCGATGTTTAAAAAGAAATTTAGTGCTAATTATCTTAATTATTTATTCGTTATTTTTGGTTCATTGATTATTCTTTTATGGGGAAAAACTGTTCTTGCTTATAACTCTCCATCTAATCAAAATATTACTTCTTCCAGCTCGATCGAGCAACATCATATTGCCCAAGGAGATTTTGAGCAAATTGAAATCAAAACTACTCTGCTCAAAAATAATATTTATATGTTGGAAGGGGAAGGCGGAAATATTGCCGTTTCTGTGGGTAAAGACGGAGTTTTAATGGTTGATAGCCAGTTTGCACCATTATCGACTAAAATTGCTAGTTCGATCGAAGGTATTACAGATCAACCCATTCGTTATCTATTTAATACTCATTACCACTTTGATCATACAGGCGGAAATGAAAATTTTGCCAATAAAGGTGCTTTAATTATTGGTCATGAGAATATGCGCAAACAAATGAAAGTACCCCATTCTTTCAAAGTGATAGGCGCGGATATTCCTATTTCTCCTGATATTGCCTTACCCCAAATTACCGTTAACGAAACCATCAATTTTTACTTTAATGGTAATCATATTCACGGTTTTCATCTTCCTTTTGCCCATACAGACGGGGATATTGCGCTTCACTTTATCGATGAAAATATTATTCACACGGGAGATTTATTCTTTAATGGGATGTATCCTTTTATTGACACCGAAGTTGGCGGTTCGGTGGATGGTATGATTGCCGGTATTGATAAAATTTTACCTTTGTGTAATGATCAAACTATCTTAATTCCGGGTCATGGAAAAGTTGGGAATAAACAAGAATTGATTGCTTTTCAAGGGATGTTAAAAATTGTTAATCAACGAGTTAAAGATGCGATCGCACAAGGTACAAGTTTAGAAGACTTACTCAAAGGGAAAATCCTTACCGATTTAGATGATACTTGGGGCAAGGGTGTGTTAAATGCAGATCAATTTGTTACCATCACCTATCAAGGGATTAAGAATTAACAATTAAGAATTAAGAATTAGGAATTAAGAATTAATAATTAAGAATTAACAACTAATAATAACTCATTACTTATTACTCATTACTTATTACTCATTAACCCGAAATTAGTTTGTAAATATGCTTTTTTTGTCCTGTTTCATGATTAACAATTACCATAATTTTATCATCCCCTAAAGGCTCAATTAAGCTGATCAATAAATTAAGATTAGTTTCTCCTAAATAATTAGCTTCTGAGTCTAAAAAAGCAATATTACCTGATGAATTAGCACAAATAAAACCATTATTATTAGCTATCCAAAAATCTGCCTTAAAATTTAACGGAATACGGCGAACCGCAAAAGGATTTAACTTGATTAAAACTATATTATTACTTTGTTTTTCTCTGGATAAAAAGGTATTAGGAATTAAAGGATTATAAATAAAATTGTGTAAAGGTAAAGAAATTGTATAATTATCAGTCCATCCTCCCCTACGATTAAAAAATCGCAAAAATGTTTGATTTTTATTCATGTCTAACTGATTATATATAACCATGCCATGATGTCGATCGAGATTGATAATTTGTTTAGGTAAAAAGTCTTTGATAATATGAGTAATAGGACAACTATTTTTAGTATTAATAATTTGAAAACCTTGATCTATACCTTCATTTTTATTCACCGCAATCCATGAATAATTATCAGGAAGGCAATAAACAAAAG
This window contains:
- a CDS encoding MBL fold metallo-hydrolase, with product MFKKKFSANYLNYLFVIFGSLIILLWGKTVLAYNSPSNQNITSSSSIEQHHIAQGDFEQIEIKTTLLKNNIYMLEGEGGNIAVSVGKDGVLMVDSQFAPLSTKIASSIEGITDQPIRYLFNTHYHFDHTGGNENFANKGALIIGHENMRKQMKVPHSFKVIGADIPISPDIALPQITVNETINFYFNGNHIHGFHLPFAHTDGDIALHFIDENIIHTGDLFFNGMYPFIDTEVGGSVDGMIAGIDKILPLCNDQTILIPGHGKVGNKQELIAFQGMLKIVNQRVKDAIAQGTSLEDLLKGKILTDLDDTWGKGVLNADQFVTITYQGIKN
- a CDS encoding type II toxin-antitoxin system VapC family toxin codes for the protein MSKNIIIDAGSLVALLNKKDHFHSWANQEANKLSPPFITCEAVITEACFLLRNVYGGEDAVMTLVKMGKIQIPFQFSEEVNSIQELMKRYQSVPMSFADACVVRMAELIPN
- a CDS encoding sensor histidine kinase translates to MILSDYLGVKLSDILLAEDNEDLSIESGENLANMAINAQQQWHSSIESLEKLLTLTIGQNCDARSIQGLIISSSTPIIQDIKLISRLETVVFSAKDNTQIALMPSHSHNEFVQISPSSFIDVSLDINDSLNGEQFCLVLTNKFSCIILKGVDQNYRDKFQFSFCPEIIKKVWFLLKARLVMNQNYHTQYLEELFTQFYPDIPDYKIVTKFTHFLLNNLSSGTNNHRENNKLPRKSNSISLKKTPLPPYPEFELLQALTHEIRTPLATIKTLTKLLLRKAKNAPELVKYLDSIEQECTEQINRMELIFRAAELESKTAVQCAVKLVPISLEQILNQSIPHWKKQAERRNIMLDIVIPHKLPQIVSEPSMLTQILTGLMEKFTRNLPSGGNFKVLILPAGNQLKLQFFSESNINNDPEKCLGKLLLFKPNTGSLSLNHDVTKNIFHALGGKFIIKQKPDRGEVLTIFLPLGNSFQINK